The following is a genomic window from Salvelinus fontinalis isolate EN_2023a chromosome 11, ASM2944872v1, whole genome shotgun sequence.
AGTTTACACACTGACAAAGGGTGGCCATCATAATAAACCTACTCACACACATAACTGAAGTGCTCTCTAGGAATACTCGTCTTGCCTCACCTGAGAAAGCTGATTATCTCTGTAGGCTGCCAGAGCCTTGAGATACTCCTTCTTAGCTGCTTCCGTCTTCCTCTTGTACACCTGAGAGGAATACACATACAGGGATATCATGAACCCGATACCATTACATTATTCATATCTGCGTGTGCTTGTGTAGTGAATGTGATTGTGAACAAGTGTGTTTGcacatgtgaatgtgtgtgtgtgtgtacctgcttcTGCTCCTCCCCCAGGCTATCCCACATGGAGGCCACTATCTTGGACACCTCTCCGAAGGTGGCGCTAGGGTTCTGGCCCTTAATGGCTGCCTGTGTGTCCCTGAAGAACAGAGCGTAGGCCGACACAGGCTTCTGGGGCTCGTTAGATTCTTTCCTTTTCTTCCCTTTCTTCCCTCCTCCGGCCGCTGCCCCTCTCCGGACGAGAGTAGGAAGGCTGCTGGAGGACGGAGCGAAGGAAGGAATAGGGGAGTCGGAGACTGGGGGTTCGAGGGAGATGACGCCGAGAGAGATAGGGGACTCCACCAACACACTCTGCTGAGTTAGAATGGAAGGAGGGGTGGGATGGAAGAAAGGGAGGAATAGCAAAAACAAGGATATCAGTTTCATATAAAGTGAAGTTTGAATACAAATTTGTGTGTGACTGTAATCAATGAAGAGACTGAGGCAGACAGACGAACCAataaacagacagactgactagtaGACAGACCGACCAATAGGACTGACCTGTCTGAAGTCGTCCATGTCGTCGTCCTGTAGCGAGCCGGCCGGCGAAGCAGCGGCCGACAGTGGTTGGTCAGGTGACTGCGACCTCGCCAGGATGGCCCCGCCCCCTAGGCTGAGCCCCAGCTGGGCGCTGAGCTCCGATTGGTCGATGGTGGTCAGCTGGTTGTGGCCCAACAGGCCGTGGTCCATGTCACTCAGCGGGGCGTCTATGGTCATGGGGGAGGAGCTGCTGAACTGGGAGCCAACGGGGTGGCCCAGATCCTGGAAAATGAGGCAGGGTTCATACATAGAAAAAGCCAAAGACAATGTATTACAGGCAGGACAGGCCCGcccattaggcaggattaggcaGCCGTCGACAGCAGCAGATTGAAGAGGGCGTCATTTTCcgagctaaactgaccaagacaTACCATcaacaacacataaaacctcacataattctTCACAAAAATAACTACAATTCCTCTCACCTAGTGGCATATGGATTATTTAGGTGAGTGCTGATGCCCGCCTGTGATAAGCAGAGGCCACTTTGTCAAAAGCAGGGGCGCAAAATATTTTGCTCGTCCATGCCGAATGCGCCTCTCCAGTGTGCTGTTGGCGAGACACACCGCTGCGGCGCTCCACCAACATTACTTCAAAAAAATAATCTAACATAAATAATTTAGCCTATGGTAGAAAGAGTATATGGTCTTTGCTGTAGCCTACAGGTAAAATGTATGTCAAAAAACACTTTTAACATCATGCACGCTTCtccgatcaaatagcctaacctaaatggCACCCAATCAAATAACAAATGTGCTTCGATGTGAATATGGCATGTTAACAAACATCATATCCTTAAAACAGGACAGCTCAAAGTAAAATGGATAATATGGAATGGAAAAATCAGGCTACTCACAACTGCTGTCCATGAGTTTCACACCGTGGGCTAAATTGTCATGATaatcagtggtttcaagtttgtatccATAATTGTTTTTACAAGATGATCATAGTGAAAAATAAAATGCTTCTGCATTTCCCGCTATGTAAACACATTGATTCTCATTGCAAATAGGCTCAGGataactcctgataaagttgggtagctgatattcagagcttaaaACAGGCAAAATGATTAGTAacaggaatcaggactaataaagccaatgcaacTGCCTATTTTACAAATGGTAGGTCTACCACATGGATGAGCATTCATAAAATGTCATTGTGGGCTGACACTGTTGGCTACACCCCAGcattggaggctggtgggaggaggtaTAGGAGGATCAGGCCCATTGTAATAGCTGGGATGGAATAGAAGGAAAGGAGTCAAACAtctggtttccatatgtttgataccgttccatttattccagtccagccattacaatgagcccgtcctcctatagctcgtCCCACCAACCCCCACTGCACCCCAGTAAGCACCGACCAACGAGGACGTCTTTtggacattttttggggggtccTGTCCGGACGTCTTTTTTTTGTATTGATTTGGTGTCATCCggacttgatttcaacatctatGGACTGGATctaatctgaaccaatcatagacgtctatgttaaATTGAGATTTGGTCCAGTCTGGGCagccttgatttggcccaaacacagatgtctatgtttggttcagatttggtccagtccGGTCCTACTCAAGACATATTTTCAACTTTTATTCAGAACCGAAAATGAACCCCAAAATATTGTCTCGTCTAGGGCGGCAGAAGGGCCAGGACCGGGCCTGATTACAGGCAGCAACCATCTTGTTATCAAAGAATGGACTGTGGTGTGAAAAGGGCCCAATTCATATAATTTCATATTTCTGTCAAGAACTAATTGTGTCGGAAATGGCACCCTAATAGGCTattacctacagtaccagtcaaatgtttggacacacctactcattccagggtttttctttatttttactattttctacattgtagaataatagtgaagacatgaaaactatgcataacacatatggaaacatctagtaaacaaaaaaagttttaaacaaatcaaaatatatttgatataaaatagtaaaaatcaagaaaaaccctggaatgagtaggtgtctccaaacgtttgactggtactgtatatagtgtactacatttgaccagattCATATGCAGGCCCttttcaaaagcagtgcactacatagagagtagggtgccatttcgaaAGCATCCTCAACCCTTGCAGTCCTCACCATGCCCAGAGCAGACACCAGAATAGCTCCTCCTCCACCGGGCTGACTGATGACCCCCAGACTCAGGTGGTGGTCCAGTCCCTGAGACCCCTGGTGGGGATTCACAAAGGTGGAGGCAAAGGACGGGTCGTCTCCCCCGACCACAACGTTCCCGGGGGTGGACAAGCCACCTCGCTCTCCATCCGACAGCTCTCCGAAGTGGGCCACCACATCGGACGCGATGAGCGCCTGGTCTGGATCCAGGGAGATGGGGGGGATCTCGAACTCCTCATCTCCCAGACTAGGGGTGTGGAACGTCTATTGgggaagagcgagagggagaagagatGGTAGGGGATGGGGGAGCAGAGATGGTAAGAAGGAAAGGGGGTATggagaaaagaggaagaggagaagagagagaagaggggaaagaggaaaGAGGGTGGGAAGAGCAaaggttattattatttttatttatttatttatttaacctttatttaaccaggtaggcaaattgagaacacgttctcatttacaattgcgacctggccattATTGATTGAGACTTCCTCCCCTGCTATATTGGGTGTGATGTGAGTAACTGCAGATTGTGTGtgttgtaaagagagagagacaggatagtggagagaaaaagagagtttAGAAGCGAGAGAAGTGGAAGGAAGGAATGAGTAGCTACCTCAGAGGATGAGAGGAACGGATGGCCCTCCCCGCTGATGGTCAGGTAGTTATCACTGCCTTCCGGGAACTGAAACACacaaatgctgcagaaatgagcttgaaagcagtatccagatccatcagatgtagtgatcacaacatagtagccatgtctaggaaaaccaaagttccaacgGCTGGGCCTAacatagtgtataagaggtcatacaagaagttttgtagtgattcctatgttattgatgtaaagaatatttgttggtctgtggtgtgtaatgaggagcaaacagacactgcacttgaaacatttatgaaattgcttactCCAGTTGCTAATAAGTatacacccattaagaaaatggctaaaaagtgctaaatccccgtggattgatgaggaattgaaaaattgtatggttgagagggatgaggcaaaaggaatggcaaataagtctggctgcacaaccaatTGGCAAActtattgcaaattgagaaatcatgtgactaaactgaataaaaagaagaaactacactacgAAACCAAGATAAATGAAATAACGATTGATAGTAAAaaactttggagcaccttaaaggAAATCCTGgggaaaaaggcaaactcagctccatcattcattgaatcagatggctcattcatcacaaaaccaactgatattgccaactactttaatgattttttcattggcaagattagcaaatttaggcataacataccagcaacaaatgctgacactacacatcgaAAACGGAACGAATTATGACAgaacaagcattgtaattttaaaTTCCATAAAGTTAGTGAGGAAGAAGTGGGgaaattattgttgtttatcaacaatgacaagccaccggggtctgacaacttggatggaaaatgactgaggataatagtggaTGATATTGCcgctcctatttgccacatcttcagtttaagcctactagaaagtgtgtgccctcaggcttggagggaagcaaaagccattccgctacctaagaatagtaaagccccctttactggctcaaatagccgaccattCAGCCTATTACCAACCCGTaataaacttttggaaaaaattgtttgaccagatacaatgctattttacagtaaacaaattgacaacagactttcagcatgcttatagagaaggccattcaacaagcacagcacttacacaaatgactgatgattggctgagagaaattgatgataaaaagattgtgggggctgttttgttagacttcagtacggcctttgacattatcaatcatagtctgctgctggcaaaacgtatgtgttatggctttacaccccctgctatattgtggaaaAAGAGTTATCTGTTtagcagaacacagagggtgttcttaaatggaagcctctccaacataatccaggtagaatcaaaAATTCCCCAAGGCAGTTGTCTTGGCCCATTACTTTTTTCATTCTTTACTAATGAATTGCCATTGGCCTTGaggaaagccagagtgtctatgtatgcggatgactcaacaatatacatgtcagctactacagcgactgaaatgactgcaacacttaacaaagagttgcagttagtttcagagtgggtggcaaggaataagttagtcctaaatatttataaaactaaaagtattgtatttgggacaaatcattcactaaaccctaaatgtcaaataaatattgtaataaataatgtggaaattgagcaagttgaggtgactaaactgcttgcagttaccctggattgtaaacggtcatggtcaaaacatattgatacagtagCTAAGACGGGAAGAAGTATGTCTATGATAAGAcactgctctaccttcttgacagcactgtcaacaaggcaggtcctacaggccctagttgtcacacctggactactgttcagttgtggggtctggtgccacaaaaaaggacttaggaaaattgcaattggttcagaactgggcagcacggctggccattggatgtacacagagagctaatattaataatatgcctGTCAATCTCTCcaggctcaaagtggaggagaaatTGACTTCATTactgcttgtatttatgagaTGTATTGACATGTCGATCTGTCTGTTTGaattactggcacacagctcggacacccatgcagaCGATGGAAGGCGCACAgtactaaatagagccatgactacatggaactctatcccACATCAAGTAACTAATGCAAGCAGAACATTTTGATTTAATAAACAGATTtgaaaaaacaccttatggaacagcagggactgtgaagcaacacaaacataggcgcatacacacacacacgatagcatacgcactatacacacggATTTTGTAAtgtatatatgtggtagtggtagagtaggGGCCCAATGGCACACAgtctgaatgtattgtaatgtttttaaaattgtataaactgccttaattttgctggaccccaggaagagtagctgctgccttggcagcacctgatggtgatccataataaatataaatactgacttgcctagttaaataaagttgaaattaaatgtaaaaaattggGATGGCAGCACCTCATCAGGCCATAATAACCAACACCTAGATATAATGTTCACACAAATGTTACCATTCATCAAAACATTGAAAAGGAAAATCCCAATAACAGCTGAGCTCACATCACCTCCCCACACACATGTACTGGATATACTACATATTCAACCAAGCCCTTATATGCTGTTGTGAAATAGTTATTGTCCAGGATTCTGAGTGCATGTGAGAGTCAGTGAGTTTTCCATAGAGCACAACACACAGGTCGCTTGTCAAATCAATCTCGCTGTCAGTCACCTTATCGTCATATCCATTGAAAGACCCAGGGTCCAGGAATTCTGGATCTCCGTGTGGCCCAGTCCCATCCGTTAGATCGGAATAAAAATGCAGGTCCATTATCTAATGGAGCCTCGTATGACATTAAATCAATGCAATTGGTTGATATGCGGAATAAATCTATAATCTAAAACGTCTGTACCACTGACTTTGTTTTAGTACCACAAAATATATAACCAAAAAAGAAATCAAGACTCGAGGCTACACACAACGAATTCAGATTTCTGTTATGAAATATGCAGGATTTAGCGACTTGATGGTATGAAACGAAGCAGTTGTTAGCTATGCTCATATGGCCAAATAACTATTGTAGTGCACGCCAGCGCTCTCACTCACACAAAAAATAACCTGTCTCTTTACTAATTAGCGTGGCTATCCTAGCTGACGCAAGGCTGTGTGGTACCGAATCATGTGCTAGTGGTTAAAATTGGTCTGGTTAAAATTCTACAGCCACTACACccgaaaaaaaaaaacagacaaacTCATGTTAACAGATGGGTAATAGTACAAGTTATATGGAGTCCCGCAAATAACCGTATTTTGATGTGTCTTGAGTCATTTCAGAATTGAGCTCGTCTAGTTCTTTCTCACGCTGCTCTGCGCTCGAACAAGGCTGCTCAATGGATCCCGAACTGTGGATTTGGATTGGAATCAATCACCATGGGTCGGGTTCCAGTGTGGGGAATGGTTGGGAATAGAGGGTGTCTGGGATTTCGGACTTTTGCTTTCACAGTTGCTTAAATTAAAAGATTTGTCATCATGTAACAATCAACGTTCTTGTGTAGATACTCATATGGCTGGCTCAAGTCAGTATACAACCAATTGCTAATTGAAATAAGTAAACAAATCGCACATATTTCTCTCCCCCCAGGCCCCCATTTTTCACAAATGGTTCATCCCAATGGCCTAGTAAACCAAATGAAATAATTTTTAAACGTTAATTCTCTGGAGACAGAATATCCCAGACCACTAACTCACGTTCAAATATTTGGTTAAGCCAATTGTCAACATACATTTTGGTAAATAGCCATTGTCGCAGTTTTATTTGAACACTCGGAATATGGTACGAAAGGGATCATGACCGCCCTTTTCCTGTGTTGAGATCTTGGTTTTACTAGCAAGCGTTCTCAGCTTTTGAAACAAGGCCACGTGAAGCTCACTAACTAGTTCATCTAAGGCTTCAAGGACTTTTAAAGAATCAGAAGCTAACTGCAGCTCTAGTGACAAACTAGGAAACTGTAAGCtatgctcgctagctaacgttaaatcCGAATTGATGTTGGGCTGAGCGTGAAGTGTTCATTGTGTGTTGGAAAACCAAATATTGTGGACACTTGTGCGATCCAATCTGTACACGTTTGAAAATGCCGACCACGCCTGATTCCCCACTGCGAAACTTTCTACGCTTCTTACGTCCATTATTACCCCGAAATCTGCTCTGTCCCATTTTTCTGAATTTCGCCCGTGATaatttccccccaaaaatgtacattGCACCGGCTTCAGTGATTGTCTCGAGAAGAGGAAGTGACATCATTTCGACAGAGCGACAAACAAGTTGATGTTCCGCGAGCTCGAGTTACAAATGAGTCAGCTAAGtggaaaagctatttttttgtgaACTACAGTTTAACACTCATTTGAATGTTCTTGAATAAATATAACTCAATTTCTACTGTATCCTTTCCTATGCCATTATGTCAGAATACACAGAAAACGATAAGTCATCACAACTTAAAAGATTTGTTTACCTCACATTTTCATATTAATCTAATGAAAAGATACAACTTGGGACGTTGTTTATGTACAAGCAAAATATTGGAGGAAAAACAATATCACACTGTAGAATCCATCCCTGCACAATAAAGTCAATACATTAAGATCAAAGACAAGCATTTAGCAGAATAAAATACCTCCAAGttggtgtcccaaatggcaccccattccctttattagtgtactacttttgatcaggccCACTTTCACCTCTCCTATTTTCATGAGTTCACTAGCATTGCAAGAGGCAGGTGACATGCACACAGGCCCAAGACAGAGACAAAAGCAGGAGACAATGTGATAGAAATTGCACCCAATTACCTACATCGTGCACTATtcaaaaatataacatttacataattattcagacttaaagcagtactttgttgaagcacctttggcagcaattacagcctcaagtgttCTTGGGTATGGCACTACAAGTTTAGctacctatatttggggagtttctcccattcttctctgcagatcctctcaaactcttgtcaggttggatggggagtgtcactgcacagctattttcaggtctctccagatatgttcgatcgtggctgggccactcaaggacattcagagacttgtccctaagtcactactgcattgtcttggctgtgtgctgtcctgttggaagatgaaccgtcaccccagtttgaggtccgaagtgctctggagcaggttatcatcaaggatctctctgtacttggccgttcatctttccctcgatcctgactaggcttccagtccctaccgctgaaaaacatccccacggcatgatgctgcaccaccatgcctcacctttgtgatggtgccaggtttcttccagatgtgacacttggcaatcacaccaaagagttcaatcttggtttcatcagaccagagaatcttgtttctcatgatccgagtgtctttaggtgccttttggcaaactccaagaaggCTATTATGTGCCCTTTACTGGGGAAAGgcttctgtctgaccactctaccctaaaggcctgattggtggaatgctgcagagatggttgtcctactggaaggttctcccatctccatagaggtattcggtcacctccctgaccaaggcccttctcccccgattgctcagtttggccagctctaggaagtgtcttggtggttcccaaCTTCATCCAATTAAGAATGAAGCCACTGTGTTCATGGACAAttcttttgacctcatggcttggtttttgctctgatgtgcactgtcaactgtgggaccttatatagacagatgtgtgccttgcacatccaaatcatgtcaaatcaattgaatttatcataGGTGGCTGAAGGaaaatcaatagaaacaggatgcacctgagctcaatttcgagcctcgtagcaaagggtctgaatatttatgtaataaggtatctgttttttatttctaaaaacctgtttttgctttgtcatcagtATTGTGTGTAATtaggggggggaaacaatttaagaaattttagaataaggatgtgacgtaacaaaatgtggaaaaagtcaaggggtctgatactttccgaatgcactgtatatactagCTAGCAGATCCGACCTGCTTATTTACAGCTGCACTAGGGTCAGATAGGCTTCCTGTGTAGATTAAAAGCCAATTCgtgcttgatccgaaaatgtgtTCCGTGGCTCCGTATGAAGGGTGTAATCCCAAATCTGGTAACAATGTAGAGGTCTCTGTAGAGCTCCGCATTAACATGATTGGTTGGCTACAGGTGGACGGgaagtcctgtataaacacaaactcacttattttacaacagctctccgaagcgcaagaagtatgaacACCCCGACTTCCACAGAGGCTGTATCACCGGAAATGCTGCAGCAAATGCTGACGGTCGGATTGACCATGCCGTGCCTTTAAGACACCATGGAGCTGGCGTGAGATGTCTCGGGAAAACATGCCTCAATCCAGGGCTGAGAAATGCATTGTAATCCTAATTATCCCACATTTTACAACGAGAAGATTGAACAACTGCTAGTTTAATTAATAATAGCAGTCGTTCAATCTTCTCTGTGTAACAGTTGGGATGATGGAACAATTAGGAGTACAATGCGTTTCTCACCCCAGGATTGAGGTACAATTCTGAGTCTGGCGCCAGCTCCGGGGTGTCTTAATCTACACAGGAAGCCTGTCCGACCCTAGTGCAGCTGTAAGCAAGCGGATCTGCTGGAGATTATAATATATACACAATCAAAATGTAATTAGCTAACAAAAAGTTGATAGAAAAATATGGTAAAAATATATTCAATATCTACAAATCTCTGGCTAAGCAACCTCACAGCCCCATGGCACCTCTCTGTCCTATACGTTTATCCAACTACATTTCAGTACACGTACAAGAGTAGTTCTCACATTTAATTTATTCTCCATCTCCAAAACAAATATCTTCAGAAAAATATTGACACTAGTACATGTTAATTGAACAGCTGATTTTGACAGCTCTGAAACCACATTCATATGGATTAGGAGAATCACATAAAGCACTTCATGTCCAAAATGATGTGTTCtgtatacacacagaaataaaaactAAATTTAAAAATTACATTCTGGCAGGGCAAATAGCCTATATAGGAGCCAGCCTGAGATTTTCATAAGCAGATTTCTCAGGCTAGCC
Proteins encoded in this region:
- the LOC129865550 gene encoding TOX high mobility group box family member 4-like — translated: MDLHFYSDLTDGTGPHGDPEFLDPGSFNGYDDKFPEGSDNYLTISGEGHPFLSSSETFHTPSLGDEEFEIPPISLDPDQALIASDVVAHFGELSDGERGGLSTPGNVVVGGDDPSFASTFVNPHQGSQGLDHHLSLGVISQPGGGGAILVSALGMDLGHPVGSQFSSSSPMTIDAPLSDMDHGLLGHNQLTTIDQSELSAQLGLSLGGGAILARSQSPDQPLSAAASPAGSLQDDDMDDFRQSVLVESPISLGVISLEPPVSDSPIPSFAPSSSSLPTLVRRGAAAGGGKKGKKRKESNEPQKPVSAYALFFRDTQAAIKGQNPSATFGEVSKIVASMWDSLGEEQKQVYKRKTEAAKKEYLKALAAYRDNQLSQPTIEVLDTSPSPPSPPPVAPLPAPRSTRSSVPHLAPEENTITNICTSNIILAGGDHPQVTTRSRTGAHKPPTPTPALAPSPPTVTKIIIKQQTSPSGVMVVSSSTVLSTRQPPPLQQMQNTPPPPRLQQMVHAQAPPPLQAKPRGGGAMAPPPLQIKIVPPASDLDSPVIDTAAGGLAVLGGATPTSGEVVQSAALVTACSTEAEDGAEGEDGMQVELNVSPGPDVTQTCSPNLCVRAGCTNPAVENKDWDREYCSNECVATHCRDVFMAWCAIRGQDSTVT